In the genome of Tripterygium wilfordii isolate XIE 37 chromosome 19, ASM1340144v1, whole genome shotgun sequence, one region contains:
- the LOC119985061 gene encoding cell number regulator 6 encodes MAEGGVNSRYVKLTKDQVAPLEDIRPGELNQPIELAVRKCNECGQALPENFEPPANEPWTTGIFGCAEDTESCWKGLFCPCVLFGRNIENLREDTPWTTPCICHAVCVEGGIALAVATAVFHGIDPRTSFLFCEGLLFAWWMCGIYTGLFRQSLQRKYHLKNSPCDPCMVHCCMHWCALCQEHREMKGRLSDNFAMPMTIVNPPPIQEMNSSSENQGSAPSAEHGTTLEMQAL; translated from the exons ATGGCGGAGGGAGGCGTGAATTCTCGGTATGTTAAGCTGACGAAGGATCAAGTTGCGCCGTTGGAGGACATTCGTCCAGGAGAGCTCAATCAGCCCATCGAG TTGGCTGTTCGGAAGTGCAATGAATGTGGACAGGCTTTGCCGGAAAACTTTGAGCCGCCTGCAAATGAGCCTTGGACAACTGGAATTTTCGGCTGCGCTGAAGACACTGAGAGCT GCTGGAAGGGTTTATTTTGCCCTTGTGTTCTATTTGGGCGTAATATTGAAAACTTAAGAGAAGACACCCCATGGACTACACCATGCATTTGCCATGCTGTTTGCGTTGAAGGTGGCATTGCTCTGGCCGTAGCAACAGCAGTCTTCCATGGTATTGACCCAAGGACTTCGTTTCTCTTTTGTGAGGGCTTGTTATTTGCTTGGTGGATGTGTGGCATATACACTGGTCTTTTTAGGCAATCCTTACAAAGGAAATATCATCTCAAG AATTCACCATGTGATCCATGCATGGTGCACTGCTGCATGCACTGGTGTGCTCTGTGCCAGGAGCACAGGGAAATGAAGGGGCGTCTATCAGATAATTTTGCCATGCCAATGACCATTGTCAATCCTCCACCCATTCAAGAAATGAACTCTTCGTCTGAAAACCAGGGTTCTGCTCCGTCCGCTGAACATGGCACCACTCTGGAGATGCAGGCTTTGTGA
- the LOC119986317 gene encoding luc7-like protein 3 — translation MVRLCPHDLFVNTWSDLGPCPRIHDQKLKESFEKSPRHDAYVPKFEAELAQFCEKLVMDLDRRVRCGHERLGQEVAPLPSEKSEQLSVLEEKIRNLLPLEQVEAPGVAGKVDEAEALMRKSQGCAY, via the exons ATGGTTCGGCTTTGTCCTCATGACCTCTTTGTGAACACTTGGAGTGATCTCG GTCCATGCCCAAGAATTCATGatcagaaattgaaagaaag TTTTGAGAAGTCTCCAAGGCATGATGCTTATGTCCCCAAGTTTGAAGCTGAACTTGCTCAGTTTTGTGAGAAATTG GTGATGGACTTGGATAGAAGAGTTAGATGTGGACATGAACGCCTTGGTCAAGAGGTTGCTCCATTGCCATCTGAAAAATCTGAACAGCTATCTGTGTTGGAAGAGAAAATAAGGAACCTGCTGCCGCTGGAGCAAGTTGAGGCACCTGGTGTAGCTGGAAAGGTTGATGAAGCTGAAGCACTTATGAGAAAG TCCCAAGGCTGCGCTTATTAG
- the LOC119986315 gene encoding conserved oligomeric Golgi complex subunit 7 yields the protein MMLDRGQFSDEKFDPKKWVNSACKSRHPQDPLDNHLVDLEMKLQMASEEIAASLEEQSAGALLRVPRATRDVLRLRDDAVSLRNSVAGILKKIKKAEGSSAESIAALAKVDSVKQRMEETYQTLQQAAGLAQLSSTVEDVFASGDLRQAAETLATMRKCLKNVGEVAEFANIRKQLEVLVDRLDTMVQPRLIDALENRKIDIAQDLCKILRKIKRIGSLTQQYTNVHLKPIKQFWEDFDSKQQSSKLASEKNEIERLSSNSELQSSSHMISFSTWLPSFYDELLLYLEQEWKWCMVAFPDHYRTLVPQLLIQTMEAVSKSFVSRINLATGEVVPETKALARGILDILSGDMPKGIQIQTKHLDALIELHNMTGIFARNIQHLFSEANHEQLVKTLKWVYDPYESFKQRYGEMERATLSSEIAGVDLRGAVTRGVGAQGIELSETVRRMEESIPQVIVLLEAAVERCISLTGGSEADELISALDDVMLEYISTLQETLKSLRIVCGVDGVGSKKEIGSDKEGAQNPRKVDLISNEEEWSIVQGALQILTVSDCLTSRSSVFEASLRATLARLSTTLSISVFGSSLDQNQLPIDDASGELPLGGKAALDMAAVRLDGHREKARKLFNLLNQAKDPRFHTLPLASQRIVVFVDTVNELVYDVLVSKVRQRLSAVSRLPIWSSVEEQSAFPLPAFSAYPQSYVTSVGEYLLTLPQQLEPLAEGIASSDANNDDAQFFATEWMFKVAEGATALYMDQLRGIQYITDRGAQQLSVDIEYLSNVLAALSMPIPPVLATFHTCLSTPRDQLKDLVKSDMGNQLDLPTANLVCKIRRVSLD from the exons ATGATGTTGGATCGAGGTCAGTTCTCCGATGAGAAATTCGATCCCAAGAAGTGGGTGAACTCGGCGTGTAAGTCTCGGCATCCGCAGGACCCGCTGGACAATCACCTGGTGGATCTCGAGATGAAGCTCCAGATGGCGTCCGAGGAGATCGCGGCTTCTCTTGAGGAGCAGAGCGCTGGGGCACTCCTCCGTGTGCCTCGTGCCACCCGCGACGTTCTCCGACTCCGGGACGACGCCGTTTCCCTGCGAAACTCTGTTGCCGGGATTCTTAAGAAGATCAAGAAG GCGGAGGGATCCTCTGCTGAATCTATTGCAGCCCTTGCTAAAGTTGATAGCGTTAAGCAGAGAATGGAAGAAACGTATCAGACTTTGCAG CAAGCCGCTGGATTAGCACAATTAAGTTCAACTGTAGAAGATGTCTTTGCTAGTGGTGATCTCCGTCAAGCTGCAGAAACCCTGGCTACGATGAGGAAATGCCTAAAAAATGTTGGGGAG GTTGCAGAATTCGCTAACATTAGAAAACAACTCGAGGTCCTAGTGGATAGGCTGGACACTATGGTACAGCCTCGTttaattgatgcattggagaaCCGCAAG ATTGATATTGCTCAAGATTTGTGCAAAATTCTTCGTAAAATTAAAAGGATCGGGTCTCTGACGCAGCAATATACAAATGTTCATTTAAAACCTATTAAGCAGTTCTGGGAAGATTTTGACTCAAAACAACAATCCAGTAAGCTTGCAAGTgagaaaaatgaaatagaaaGACTATCAAGTAATAGCGAGCTTCAATCAAGTTCCCACATGATTTCATTTTCGACTTGGTTGCCAAGTTTCTATGATGAATTGCTCCTCTACCTTGAGCAAGAATGGAAGTG GTGTATGGTTGCTTTTCCTGATCATTATAGAACTCTTGTACCACAGTTACTAATTCAGACAATGGAAGCTGTGAGTAAAAGTTTTGTTTCTCGTATCAATCTCGCCACAGGAGAAGTTGTTCCTGAAACAAAAGCACTGGCAAGAG GTATATTAGATATTTTATCCGGAGATATGCCCAAGGGTATCCAGATTCAGACTAAGCATCTTGATGCCCTGATTGAACTACACAATATGACGGGGATCTTTGCAAGGAATATTCAACACTTGTTTTCAGAAGCTAATCACGAGCAATTggtaaaaacactaaagtgggTGTATGATCCGTATGAATCCTTTAAACAAAG GTATGGAGAGATGGAAAGGGCCACCCTCTCCTCTGAAATTGCAGGGGTGGATCTGAGAGGAGCTGTAACTCGTGGTGTGGGAGCGCAGGGTATTGAACTGAGTGAAACAGTTCGGAGAATGGAAGAGTCAATCCCACAAGTTATTGTGCTTCTTGAAGCAGCTGTAGAAAGATGCATCAGTCTTACAGGTGGTTCTGAGGCTGACGAGCTCATTTCTGCTCTTGATGATGTCATGTTAGAGTATATTTCTACCCTGCAAGAAACCCTCAAATCATTGAGAATAGTATGTGGAGTGGATGGTGTTGGTTCAAAGAAGGAGATTGGTTCGGACAAGGAGGGAGCACAAAATCCTCGCAAAGTCGACTTGATTTCAAACGAGGAGGAGTGGTCTATTGTCCAAGGGGCTCTACAGATACTCACAGTTTCTGATTGTTTAACAAGCAGGTCCTCCGTGTTTGAAGCTTCTCTGAGAGCCACTCTTGCTAGACTGAGCACAACTTTATCAATTTCAGTATTTGGTTCAAGTTTGGACCAAAACCAGTTGCCCATTGATGATGCAAGTGGGGAGCTACCTTTGGGTGGCAAGGCTGCCTTGGATATGGCAGCTGTCCGGCTTGATGGCCATCGTGAGAAGGCTCGGAAACTGTTTAATCTTTTAAATCAg GCTAAAGATCCTCGGTTTCATACACTTCCGCTGGCTTCTCAGAGAATCGTAGTGTTTGTTGACACAGTAAACGAACTTGTCTATGATGTCCTCGTATCTAAAGTAAGGCAACGCCTCAGTGCTGTGTCGAGACTGCCAATCTGGTCATCAGTTGAGGAACAAAGTGCTTTTCCCCTACCAGCCTTTAGTGCATATCCTCAGTCCTATGTGACCAGTGTTGGGGAATATCTTCTTACCTTGCCTCAACAATTGGAGCCACTTGCTGAGGGCATAGCTAGTAGTGATGCCAACAATGATGATGCACAATTCTTTGCTACAGAATGGATGTTTAAG GTTGCTGAGGGCGCCACTGCTCTCTACATGGACCAGCTGCGGGGAATTCAGTATATAACAGATCGTGGAGCACAGCAGCTCTCAGTAGACATTGAATATTTGAGTAATGTGCTAGCTGCTCTTTCGATGCCAATTCCTCCAGTCCTTGCTACATTTCATACGTGTCTCTCAACCCCAAGAGACCAATTGAAGGATCTTGTGAAATCAGATATGGGAAATCAACTTGATCTGCCAACAGCAAACCTAGTATGTAAGATTCGGCGGGTCAGTTTAGACTAG
- the LOC119986316 gene encoding 23.6 kDa heat shock protein, mitochondrial-like isoform X2, whose protein sequence is MASFLALRRLVSSNSLPSSQRVIRPVTTTPSATRLFNTNAVREFDDDDDERCLDSGRRSGRSVSRRGDDFFSDVFGLPPTRSVSQVLNLMDQFMDNPFLSASRGLGSGIRHGWDARETDDALHFRVDMPGLGKEDVKVAVEQNTLIIKGEGEAGEGEESGRRYSSRIDLPEKIYQTDQIKAEMKNGVLKVIVPKLKAEERTDVFNIKVE, encoded by the exons ATGGCTTCGTTTCTTGCTCTCAGGAGACTTGTCTCTTCTAACTCCCTCCCTAGCTCTCAGCGTGTGATCCGTCCTGTAACGACAACTCCATCGGCCACACGCCTCTTCAACACTAATGCTGTCCGCGAGTTTGATGACGACGATGACGAGCGCTGCCTGGACTCCGGTCGCCGTTCAGGCCGTTCCGTGTCTCGCCGTGGTGACGACTTTTTCTCAG ATGTGTTTGGTTTGCCTCCAACACGAAGTGTGAGCCAGGTGCTGAACCTGATGGATCAATTCATGGACAATCCATTCCTCTCCGCTTCCCGTGGCTTGGGTTCCGGAATCCGCCATGGTTGGGATGCCCGCGAGACGGATGATGCTCTACACTTTCGCGTTGATATGCCAGGACTGGGCAAGGAGGACGTGAAGGTCGCGGTGGAGCAGAACACGCTAATAATCAAGGGTGAAGGAGAGGCGGGAGAAGGCGAGGAGAGTGGCAGGAGGTACTCGAGCCGAATCGATCTGCCAGAGAAAATATACCAGACCGATCAAATCAAGGCTGAGATGAAGAATGGTGTGTTGAAAGTTATTGTGCCCAAGCTGAAGGCGGAAGAGAGGACTGATGTCTTCAACATTAAGGTTGAATAG
- the LOC119986316 gene encoding 23.6 kDa heat shock protein, mitochondrial-like isoform X1 has product MASFLALRRLVSSNSLPSSQRVIRPVTTTPSATRLFNTNAVREFDDDDDERCLDSGRRSGRSVSRRGDDFFSGNVFGLPPTRSVSQVLNLMDQFMDNPFLSASRGLGSGIRHGWDARETDDALHFRVDMPGLGKEDVKVAVEQNTLIIKGEGEAGEGEESGRRYSSRIDLPEKIYQTDQIKAEMKNGVLKVIVPKLKAEERTDVFNIKVE; this is encoded by the exons ATGGCTTCGTTTCTTGCTCTCAGGAGACTTGTCTCTTCTAACTCCCTCCCTAGCTCTCAGCGTGTGATCCGTCCTGTAACGACAACTCCATCGGCCACACGCCTCTTCAACACTAATGCTGTCCGCGAGTTTGATGACGACGATGACGAGCGCTGCCTGGACTCCGGTCGCCGTTCAGGCCGTTCCGTGTCTCGCCGTGGTGACGACTTTTTCTCAGGTA ATGTGTTTGGTTTGCCTCCAACACGAAGTGTGAGCCAGGTGCTGAACCTGATGGATCAATTCATGGACAATCCATTCCTCTCCGCTTCCCGTGGCTTGGGTTCCGGAATCCGCCATGGTTGGGATGCCCGCGAGACGGATGATGCTCTACACTTTCGCGTTGATATGCCAGGACTGGGCAAGGAGGACGTGAAGGTCGCGGTGGAGCAGAACACGCTAATAATCAAGGGTGAAGGAGAGGCGGGAGAAGGCGAGGAGAGTGGCAGGAGGTACTCGAGCCGAATCGATCTGCCAGAGAAAATATACCAGACCGATCAAATCAAGGCTGAGATGAAGAATGGTGTGTTGAAAGTTATTGTGCCCAAGCTGAAGGCGGAAGAGAGGACTGATGTCTTCAACATTAAGGTTGAATAG